The Chryseobacterium nakagawai genome has a segment encoding these proteins:
- the hisF gene encoding imidazole glycerol phosphate synthase subunit HisF, with product MLKKRIIPCLDIKDGDTVKGINFEDLKNAGDPVELAKKYELEGADELVFLDITATIENRKTFVELVRKIAQELSIPFTVGGGIASVEDVSKLLEAGADKISINSSAVKNPKLISELAHEFGSQCVVVAIDTKKVGSTDVVHIKGGREATELDTVEWARRVEALGAGEILLTSMDGDGTKNGFDLNITKQVSERVAIPVIASGGAGAVDDFVKVFNETKATGALAASIFHFNEIGIQDLKQQLKTQKIQVR from the coding sequence ATGCTTAAAAAAAGAATTATTCCATGTCTGGATATTAAAGATGGAGATACAGTGAAAGGAATCAATTTTGAGGATCTGAAAAATGCCGGAGATCCTGTAGAACTGGCTAAAAAATATGAATTGGAGGGCGCAGATGAACTTGTTTTTCTTGATATTACAGCCACCATTGAAAACAGGAAAACCTTTGTGGAGTTGGTACGGAAGATCGCCCAGGAGTTGAGTATCCCGTTTACTGTTGGGGGTGGAATAGCCTCTGTGGAAGATGTGAGCAAGCTTTTGGAAGCGGGAGCGGATAAAATAAGTATTAATTCTTCAGCTGTAAAAAATCCGAAGTTAATCTCTGAGTTAGCCCATGAATTCGGAAGCCAATGTGTGGTAGTTGCTATAGATACCAAAAAAGTAGGCTCAACTGATGTTGTTCACATCAAAGGAGGAAGAGAGGCCACAGAGCTTGATACGGTAGAATGGGCAAGGAGAGTGGAAGCTTTGGGGGCTGGGGAAATCCTGTTAACTTCTATGGATGGTGACGGAACTAAAAACGGTTTTGATCTCAATATTACCAAGCAGGTTTCAGAGCGGGTAGCCATTCCTGTGATTGCTTCAGGTGGGGCCGGAGCTGTAGATGACTTTGTTAAAGTATTTAATGAAACCAAGGCTACAGGAGCTTTGGCAGCCAGTATATTCCATTTTAATGAAATAGGAATTCAGGATTTAAAACAACAATTAAAAACTCAAAAAATACAAGTACGATGA
- the hisIE gene encoding bifunctional phosphoribosyl-AMP cyclohydrolase/phosphoribosyl-ATP diphosphatase HisIE, which translates to MNIDFNKDNGLVPVVIQDNRTLQVLMLGYMNKEAFEKTKKQKIVTFFSRSKNRLWTKGEASGNFLTVKSIDIDCDQDTILIKVIPTNTVCHTGSFSCFGEKTSKGFLYELEEKISQRIDDKVDESYTYSLYQRGMNKMAQKVGEEAVELVIEAKDHNETLFKNEAADLLYHLLILLKAKGFSLEEIEEVLQGRNQ; encoded by the coding sequence ATGAATATTGATTTTAATAAAGATAACGGATTGGTTCCGGTAGTGATTCAGGATAACCGAACGCTGCAAGTTCTGATGCTGGGCTATATGAATAAGGAAGCTTTTGAAAAAACAAAAAAACAAAAAATAGTTACCTTTTTCAGCCGTTCCAAAAACAGACTCTGGACAAAAGGAGAAGCATCGGGTAACTTTTTAACCGTAAAAAGTATTGATATAGATTGTGACCAGGATACGATACTGATTAAGGTCATTCCTACAAATACAGTATGCCATACCGGGAGCTTCAGCTGTTTTGGCGAAAAGACTTCAAAAGGCTTTTTATACGAGCTGGAAGAAAAAATATCCCAAAGAATTGATGACAAAGTTGATGAATCCTATACCTATTCACTGTATCAGAGAGGAATGAACAAAATGGCTCAAAAAGTAGGAGAAGAAGCTGTAGAATTAGTTATTGAAGCTAAAGATCATAATGAAACTCTCTTTAAAAATGAAGCAGCTGATCTCTTATATCATTTACTCATTTTATTAAAAGCAAAAGGATTTTCGCTGGAAGAGATAGAAGAAGTTCTCCAAGGCAGAAATCAATAA
- a CDS encoding T9SS type A sorting domain-containing protein, with protein MKKIYLGACTVCTVLGMSAQEVLWQKDIQSTTQDFLSQVTTTIDQQYLITGSSIQSDKFQQGNKQNNGYDFHLVKLNQQGEQAWEKYFSGQNHDYLSATVSTQDGGFLLAGTSYSGKGLDKKDDSKGGSDIWLIRINEFGDELWQKTLGTSSDEEAKSVIQTTDLGFFVAGNVQNSSKGYGSKDVWITRLDKEGKELSQLILGGKGLDEVEKMIPTKDGGALLGIYSRSSEVKDSGIRNTEVKSSDERLVSSTAISQMPKASSNFGEGDYWIIKLDKNGKVEWEKNFGGKGDDHIRTLALIANGFIIGGESRSERSGNKTVGTQEGTDLWLIALNERGEEQWQKSYNFKNRDILMGMSVIHSADDNSSKGILLGGYTQAEGRIQKDDETFWMLYLDGNGNEQWRKHITGESRQKEERLSDLKLNRDGSIVLAGTSAKELGKENWKIVKLGDKQVSDLIAKYEMKIYPNPVSDYAYVEIGFDFKEADIMLYDMSGRQLQNFKTKNRVTKINTQALVQGAYLVTIKTDNNKTANAKLIKK; from the coding sequence ATGAAAAAAATTTATCTCGGTGCATGTACTGTATGCACGGTTCTGGGTATGTCTGCTCAGGAAGTACTCTGGCAGAAAGACATCCAATCCACTACCCAAGATTTTCTAAGTCAGGTGACTACGACCATCGATCAACAGTATCTTATTACAGGCAGCTCTATACAGAGCGACAAATTCCAACAAGGCAATAAACAGAACAACGGCTATGATTTCCATCTGGTGAAGCTGAACCAACAGGGAGAGCAGGCCTGGGAAAAGTATTTTTCAGGGCAAAATCACGACTATTTATCTGCAACAGTAAGCACTCAGGATGGCGGATTTCTCTTAGCCGGAACTTCGTATTCAGGAAAAGGACTCGATAAGAAAGATGATTCCAAAGGTGGTTCCGATATATGGCTCATCCGAATCAATGAATTCGGGGATGAATTATGGCAGAAAACATTGGGCACTTCTTCTGATGAGGAAGCTAAATCTGTTATTCAAACGACAGACTTGGGCTTTTTTGTCGCCGGAAATGTTCAAAACTCATCAAAGGGCTATGGTTCCAAAGATGTTTGGATAACCAGACTCGACAAAGAGGGAAAAGAACTTTCCCAATTAATATTAGGCGGAAAAGGTCTAGATGAAGTGGAAAAAATGATTCCAACCAAAGACGGCGGGGCATTATTGGGTATTTATTCAAGAAGTTCCGAGGTTAAGGATTCTGGGATAAGAAATACTGAAGTAAAATCTTCAGATGAAAGATTAGTGAGTTCAACAGCCATAAGCCAGATGCCAAAAGCCAGCAGCAACTTCGGTGAAGGGGATTACTGGATCATCAAACTGGATAAAAATGGAAAAGTAGAGTGGGAAAAGAACTTTGGAGGTAAGGGAGACGACCATATCAGAACCCTGGCTTTAATTGCAAACGGATTTATCATCGGTGGAGAATCCCGATCAGAACGATCAGGAAACAAAACAGTAGGCACCCAAGAAGGAACAGACCTTTGGCTGATTGCCCTTAATGAAAGAGGCGAGGAGCAGTGGCAAAAGTCCTACAATTTCAAAAATCGTGATATTCTGATGGGAATGAGTGTGATTCATTCCGCAGATGACAACTCTTCAAAAGGAATTTTACTTGGAGGTTACACTCAAGCCGAAGGAAGAATACAAAAAGATGATGAGACCTTCTGGATGTTATATTTAGATGGCAACGGAAATGAACAGTGGAGAAAACATATAACAGGAGAATCCCGACAAAAAGAGGAAAGACTTTCAGATTTAAAGCTGAATAGAGATGGTTCTATTGTGTTAGCGGGAACCAGTGCCAAAGAATTAGGGAAAGAAAACTGGAAGATCGTAAAGCTTGGCGACAAGCAGGTAAGTGATCTGATTGCCAAATATGAAATGAAGATCTACCCGAATCCGGTATCAGACTATGCCTACGTAGAAATCGGTTTTGATTTTAAAGAAGCAGATATTATGCTGTATGATATGAGTGGAAGACAGCTTCAGAATTTCAAAACCAAGAACAGAGTGACTAAGATCAATACCCAGGCTTTGGTACAAGGCGCTTATTTGGTAACTATAAAAACTGATAATAATAAAACAGCGAATGCAAAGCTGATTAAGAAATAA